One genomic segment of Peromyscus leucopus breed LL Stock chromosome 23, UCI_PerLeu_2.1, whole genome shotgun sequence includes these proteins:
- the Cct6a gene encoding T-complex protein 1 subunit zeta produces the protein MAAVKTLNPKAEVARAQAALAVNISAARGLQDVLRTNLGPKGTMKMLVSGAGDIKLTKDGNVLLHEMQIQHPTASLIAKVATAQDDITGDGTTSNVLIIGELLKQADLYISEGLHPRIITEGFEAAKEKALQFLEQVKVSREMDRETLIDVARTSLRTKVHAELADVLTEAVVDSILAIKKKDEPIDLFMVEIMEMKHKSETDTSLIRGLVLDHGARHPDMKKRVENAYILTCNVSLEYEKTEVNSGFFYKSAEEREKLVKAERKFIEDRVKKIVELKRKVCGDSDKGFVVINQKGIDPFSLDALAKEGIVALRRAKRRNMERLTLACGGVALNSFDDLNPDCLGYAGLVYEYTLGEEKFTFIEKCNNPRSVTLLIKGPNKHTLTQIKDAIRDGLRAVKNAIDDGCVVPGAGAVEVAMAEALIKYKPSVKGRAQLGVQAFADALLIIPKVLAQNSGFDLQETLVKVQAEHSESGQLVGVDLNTGEPMVAAEMGVWDNYCVKKQLLHSCTVIATNILLVDEIMRAGMSSLKG, from the exons ATGGCGGCGGTGAAGACCCTAAATCCCAAAGCCGAGGTGGCCCGGGCGCAGGCAGCGCTGGCGGTGAACATCAGCGCGGCACGGGGCCTGCAGGATGTGCTGAGGACCAACTTGGGGCCTAAGGGCACCATGAAGAT GCTTGTTTCTGGTGCTGGAGACATCAAGCTTACTAAAGATGGCAATGTGCTGCTTCACGAAATG CAAATCCAACACCCAACAGCCTCTCTAATAGCAAAAGTAGCTACAGCCCAGGATGACATCACTGGCGACGGCACCACGTCCAATGTCCTTATCATCGGGGAGCTGCTGAAGCAGGCCGACCTCTACATTTCTGAG GGTCTTCACCCCAGGATAATAACTGAAGGTTTTGAAGCTGCGAAGGAAAAGGCACTCCAGTTTTTGGAACAAGTCAAAGTGAgcagagagatggacagagaaaccctgatcgATGTGGCCAGAACATCTCTGCGAACTAAAGTTCATGCTGAACTTGCAGATGTCTTAACAGAG GCTGTAGTGGACTCCATTTTGGCCATTAAGAAAAAAGATGAACCCATTGACCTCTTCATGGTTGAGATCATGGAGATGAAACATAAATCTGAAACTGATACAAG CTTAATCAGAGGGCTTGTTTTGGATCATGGAGCACGGCATCCTGATATGAAGAAAAGAGTAGAAAATGCTTACATCCTCACGTGCAACGTGTCCTTAGAATATGAGAAAAC AGAAGTGAATTCTGGGTTTTTCTACAAGagtgcagaagagagagagaaactagtgAAGGCTGAAAGAAAATTCATTGAAGACAGAGTTAAAAAAATAGTAGAGCTGAAAAGGAAAGTCTGTGGTGATTCCGATAAAGGATTTGTCGTCATTAACCAAAAG ggGATTGACCCCTTTTCCTTAGATGCCCTTGCAAAAGAAGGCATCGTGGCTCTGCGCAGGGCCAAGAGGAGAAACATGGAGAG GCTGACGCTTGCTTGTGGTGGAGTAGCTCTGAATTCCTTTGACGACCTGAATCCTGACTGTTTGGGCTATGCAGGTCTTGTCTATGAGTATACGTTG GGTGAAGAGAAGTTCACCTTCATTGAGAAATGTAATAATCCTCGTTCTGTCACATTACTGATTAAAggaccaaataaacacacactgaCTCAAATCAAGGATGCAATAAGAGATGGCCTGAGGGCTGTCAAAAATGCCATCGATGATG GCTGTGTTGTCCCAGGCGCAGGGGCAGTAGAAGTGGCAATGGCAGAGGCTCTGATTAAATACAAGCCCAGCGTGAAGGGCAGGGCGCAGCTTGGAGTACAGGCATTTGCAGACGCCTTGCTCATTATCCCCAAG GTTCTTGCCCAGAACTCTGGTTTTGACCTTCAGGAAACATTAGTTAAAGTTCAAGCTGAGCATTCGGAATCGGGCCAGCTTGTAGGTGTGGACTTGAACACAG